Part of the Dreissena polymorpha isolate Duluth1 chromosome 12, UMN_Dpol_1.0, whole genome shotgun sequence genome, GTGGTGGTGAGATGGCGGTGCACCATGCCGCTAAAGAGGGCTGCACGGATGTGCTGGATATGCTTATTAAGCGTGGTGCAAAGTTTGACGAACAGGACGAAATCGGGGACACTCCTTTACTGCTCGCCGCAAAGAACGGGAATTATGACATTGTACATAATTTAATACGGCGGGGCGCAAACGTAAATCACCGGAATCATGAAGGCCACGACGCCTGGTACTTCGCCATTGAGGACGAGGAAGACAACTCGTTGCTAAGCAGCCTGGTGTCGGCGACCAGAGGCCAGGACATGCTGTGGAGACATCCACTCTGCATCGCGGCGAGCAACGGTAGAATCGACAAGATCAAGTGTTTGTTGAACATGCATATCGAACCGATAAGCGCTGACGCCGACGGCAATACGTTTCTGCACCACGCCGCGATGTCAGACAAACACGAAGTTATCGATAAATTTAATTCGACCATATCAATCAATATACAGAACAACCGCGGGAATACGCCTCTTCACATCGCCTGCTATAGGGGATACTCAAATACCGTAAAAGTTCTCCTGAAATGCAAAGCAAAGGCAGACATTAAAAACAGCAAAGGAGAAACTGCTTTACATGTCGCTGGATATTCCAAACATATAACCGCCGAGACTGCGAGAGAACTTGTGGACTACATTATTAAGACGCATGCTTGGGAGAGCTTAAACGATAAGGACAACGAAGGCAACAACCCTTTACATATCGCGGGCAAACACGCCACACCGGAAGTTCTCTGGGAGTTCCGTTTTGTCCGCTTCAAGGATCGTGACAAGGACGGCCTGATCCCCTTGCATGAGGCAGTGCGACCCGGTCAACCCGAGGCACTTGATATGATGCTGGATATCTTTGAAAGCATGAAACGCGATGCGAGGATAAACGAGCAATCTTACGCAACCAGCGAGACGGTTCTACATTTGGCCGCATCCGAGGGACACAGCCGTTGTGTTCAAAGGCTGATTGGACTTGGAGCGGATCTGTCTTGTAAAGATGTAAACGGTAATACGGTGCTTCATCGCCTGACGCTTGCATGCGTGGAGGACAGTAAAAATATCAGCCGCCACCTCGAAGTTCTCGAAACCGTTTTTGACAATGTTGTTAAGTGGTGGTGCATAAAAAAGAATATACCGTTCCCAGAGGAAGAAAACCGCGAGGTCTATATGTCTTATCGGCGCGACGCTACGCAATTCCTGGTCAACAACGTTGTAAACGGCGAAGGGCTGTCAGTCTTAGACATGGCATTTAAATACGGAGTACCGGACATTCTTTCGCGACTGCTGATGATGCCCGATGTAACAAAGTACGATGTTACCAAAGACATTCCTACAGGAGTACATACCTACAGCTTTGATATCACCGGGATCACTCCGAGAACGAACGATGCTATTCGGGGTTGCTGCAGTAGAGCGTCCGTCTCGCCTCTCTTAGAAAAGGACATGAATGCAGACGCCGGTGCAGGGGGATCAAGACTCTCAGGATTAGAATGGCTCATTACTCACACGGTCAAAACACGGGCCGCGGAGATTCTCGATTTGCCTCCGATACAAATGATTGAACGGTACTACACGTCAATGGTTGCCTGGACGTTTGCTTTATTGATGGTCGTTCACATCGTCTACATGAGCGTATTCACGTACGTTGGAATCGACTTGCTTGAGAAACTACGGAATGAATCCAGCATTTCTTACTCGAATCCTGAAACAGTGCTCTTGTACGCGTTCGTCCCTCTAGAACCCGCGGTCATCATCCTGTACATGCTCTGGAGCACCGGACGGTACCTGTGGACCGGAGACATAAAAAGGAAGGCGCGACTCAGCCGGAAGAGCGGATTCGCTCTGGGCGTGTCCATTTTTGGCTCTTATATTTTTCTTGTTGTGTGCACTGTTTTTGCTGTACTCGTTCTAGCGTGGATTGCGCTGTTTTCTGTGCGTTACACGTACAACGATTATTTCTTCTCCTCCGCCGTTTGCATCGGCTGGCTTTTAACTATATCGTTCACACGGGGAATACGTGCAATCCATTATTTCTACCGAATGCTATTGAGCATGATGCTCCGAGACGTTGTTCGCTTCGGGATTGTCTACCTGTTCGTGATCTTGGCGTTTGGCTTCGCGTTCCACGCTCTGTTCCAAGTGTCTCAGGATATCGTCAATGACTACCTTACAGTCGGCGACACACTTTTCCTCACTTTCAACATGATGATTGGCATGGGTCAGTTGTTCGAAGGAGAATATGAGAAGAACCTGGTCGCCGTGGGGAGGACGCCCGCGTACTCCAAAATCCTGTACCTCATCTACATCATCCTTTCCACCATTATCCTACTGAATTTGCTGATCGCGATGATGAACGACTCTTACACGACGATTCTGAGGGAGAATCAAGTCACGTGGCGTATTGAGGTGGTCAGCCTCGGAGTCGAGATGGAGTCATCATTTCCGATGGCGGGAAAGTTCTCGAACGTTCAAATTAAACATGGCGGCGTTGGTAAGAATCACACTACtttaaatatgtaattatgtGATCTTGCTACGAAATttcgtagcgagtaaagtcgagatatagagcgaacataaatagaaaataaacgctaatcacttacttgctgatattgctggaaagtgagtggcattGAGAAATTAAACAAAGgcataaagggtatacaacggcgaaaaatacctctTTAACTGTCACGCTCCGTAATGTCAGGCTGTTTGATATATACTATATATTAGGCTTGTTCTGAGATTTTTCGTCAATCCGGGATTCATGGACGAAATTAAGTAAATCACTTTTTCTGAAGCCTCCGTGTATTTTGAACACTGAACAATTAAGATGTTTgcaatattattcaatttaaggtgaaaatggctatttaaGAAAtgcctattaaaacacaaaactatTTCTTGATTTATGTTCATGTAAATACAGcaactaaattttatttttaataaatctaCAAAAGCGGAGATATATCAATAACACAtggattaaaaaatattatatatttaatactaCTCAAGAATTAGCAAACATTATCAACATAATATTTATCTATATTGGTTACTATGAATATACCATAATAAATTCAAATTATTGACATTCTGTGTATACAAAGACATTTTtgaagtgttgttgtttttttataactgataaaagaaaacaataacattattcCATACCtaatgtataatatac contains:
- the LOC127853967 gene encoding ankyrin-3-like, with amino-acid sequence MSVISSIGKNNLLQDIRNKETDENVLHYALSHDKIETAINLIDQCSLEMLTSHHVVHKSGVSGRNNCLHIITEKNDIEMAKLLLSKLPSTEKKLDVIKLETAIDIEGQRPRLFSCLHLAAYYGHTQLVRLYLDTGIDVNHLNGKDDTALLWAARWGHNETVSLLLDRGADTEVLNDKGSTALYWAIRYEFPKTVGVLLQKGKANPNTKRKLGLVAPIVIAAAYGNVEIMSLLLQHPDIDIHVRIRGGEMAVHHAAKEGCTDVLDMLIKRGAKFDEQDEIGDTPLLLAAKNGNYDIVHNLIRRGANVNHRNHEGHDAWYFAIEDEEDNSLLSSLVSATRGQDMLWRHPLCIAASNGRIDKIKCLLNMHIEPISADADGNTFLHHAAMSDKHEVIDKFNSTISINIQNNRGNTPLHIACYRGYSNTVKVLLKCKAKADIKNSKGETALHVAGYSKHITAETARELVDYIIKTHAWESLNDKDNEGNNPLHIAGKHATPEVLWEFRFVRFKDRDKDGLIPLHEAVRPGQPEALDMMLDIFESMKRDARINEQSYATSETVLHLAASEGHSRCVQRLIGLGADLSCKDVNGNTVLHRLTLACVEDSKNISRHLEVLETVFDNVVKWWCIKKNIPFPEEENREVYMSYRRDATQFLVNNVVNGEGLSVLDMAFKYGVPDILSRLLMMPDVTKYDVTKDIPTGVHTYSFDITGITPRTNDAIRGCCSRASVSPLLEKDMNADAGAGGSRLSGLEWLITHTVKTRAAEILDLPPIQMIERYYTSMVAWTFALLMVVHIVYMSVFTYVGIDLLEKLRNESSISYSNPETVLLYAFVPLEPAVIILYMLWSTGRYLWTGDIKRKARLSRKSGFALGVSIFGSYIFLVVCTVFAVLVLAWIALFSVRYTYNDYFFSSAVCIGWLLTISFTRGIRAIHYFYRMLLSMMLRDVVRFGIVYLFVILAFGFAFHALFQVSQDIVNDYLTVGDTLFLTFNMMIGMGQLFEGEYEKNLVAVGRTPAYSKILYLIYIILSTIILLNLLIAMMNDSYTTILRENQVTWRIEVVSLGVEMESSFPMAGKFSNVQIKHGGVDSIVNGVSPERWYVSIADADFREQMREMDRKYYTNQEEVTKRLNDLDSKMVEMERLTSNKLQQITDLLEQIKRK